The Cloeon dipterum chromosome X, ieCloDipt1.1, whole genome shotgun sequence genome includes a window with the following:
- the LOC135946582 gene encoding ankyrin repeat domain-containing protein 16-like translates to MEIINQKTGDTAFHKIVSNGLEETRNFCESSKYEQKILEVSNFAYQRPIHVSVAAKNPALVRYLLQKGAEVDSFKKGDWTSLMVASAQTGAAAAEIAEILIDAGANAELKNKDGWTAMHIACRTGHVTVVQLLARHRPTLVATPSRNGRLPLHIAALNAHTAVVKFLIEVGGVESASKADFCGSTPVLDAAAGGSLDTLAFLAELDDLRKHKDERGLNCLHRAAQIGSVELLRFLVEEKRFNLDEETRDGFSAVMLAAMEGQVTAVILLFRFGAATQTSSRNVFALARGLPSEELKHHFLNSKAGEVK, encoded by the exons ATGGAAATTATCAATCAAAAGACTGGTGATACGGCCTtccataaaattgtttcaaacgGTCTTGAAGAGACAAG GAACTTCTGCGAGAGTTCAAAATACGAACAGAAAATATTGGAAGTCAGCAACTTCGCCTATCAAAGACCGATTCACGTGTCAGTTGCAGCGAAAAACCCTGCATTAGTGCGATACTTGCTgcaaaaag GTGCGGAGGTGGACTCGTTCAAAAAGGGTGACTGGACCTCTCTGATGGTCGCGAGTGCCCAAACCGGCGCCGCGGCTGCCGAGATTGCGGAAATTCTGATTGACGCAGGAGCGAATGCCGAGTTGAAAAATAAGGACGGCTGGACAGCAATGCACATCGCTTGCag GACGGGCCACGTGACCGTTGTCCAGCTGCTGGCAAGACACCGTCCAACCCTGGTGGCGACGCCATCGAGGAACGGTCGGCTGCCGCTGCACATTGCGGCGCTGAACGCGCACACCGCGGTGGTCAAGTTCCTAATCGAGGTCGGAGGGGTCGAAAGCGCGTCCAAGGCCGACTTTTGCGGCTCCACCCCAGTCCtagacgccgccgccggagGAAGCCTGGACACCCTCGCGTTTTTAGCCGAATTAGACGATTTGAGGAAGCACAAGGACGAACGAGGCTTAAATTGTCTGCACAGGGCGGCGCAAATCGGAAGCGTTGAGTTGCTGCGATTTTTGGTTGAAGAAAAACGGTTTAATTTGGATGAAGAAACAAGGGATGGATTCTCCGCGGTCATGCTCGCCGCCATGGAGGGGCAAGTCACGGCTGTGATTCTGCTCTTCCGCTTCGGAGCAGCAACGCAAACTTCTTCGAGAAATG tttttgcCCTTGCGAGAGGTCTGCCAAGCGAGGAATTGAAGCATCATTTTCTTAACTCAAAGGCTGGAGAAGTGAAATAA
- the LOC135946583 gene encoding craniofacial development protein 1, whose amino-acid sequence MSNLEDRADSESDCSDDEDYVPEGELNELSEESKSGDEEEGAENSDNDAETGQKRRSNSKKLKKPRKKAKVEESEEKAEEAPVCKEEEKKRAEDIWAAFKLDTGGSVSKTESSCTASVSKPEEPSKSDSKREEKKEKEEPKFFEFAGETHVLTGPSTLKPVEQAAPSRGLVLGGQRGKGGLAGILSQIKGKGTKLSTLEKSKMDWQNFKAQQGIEEEIQTHNRGKQGFLERQDFLQRADLRRFEIEKQMRATARKSNH is encoded by the exons ATGTCCAACCTGGAGGACCGTGCCGATTCGGAGAGCGACTGCAGTGACGACGAAGATTACGTTCCAGAAG GAGAACTGAATGAGCTCTCGGAAGAATCGAAGTCCGGGGATGAAGAGGAAGGCGCAGAGAATTCAGACAATGACGCCGAAACGGGTCAAAAGAGGCGATCCAATAGCAAGAAATTAAA AAAGCCAAGAAAAAAGGCTAAGGTGGAAGAAAGTGAGGAAAAGGCTGAGGAAGCGCCGGTCTGCAAGGAGGAGGAGAAAAAGCGAGCTGAAGACATTTGGGCCGCGTTTAAGTTGGACACGGGCGGCTCTGTTAGCAAAACAGAATCTAGTTGCACCGCCTCTGTGTCAAAGCCGGAAGAGCCAAGCAAAAGTGATAGCAagcgagaggagaaaaaagAGAAGGAGGAGCCGAAATTTTTCGAGTTTGCAGGCGAAACACACGT acTGACTGGCCCGTCAACCTTGAAGCCTGTGGAGCAGGCGGCGCCTTCGAGAGGGCTGGTTTTGGGCGGGCAGCGAGGTAAAGGTGGCCTGGCTGGCATTCTCTCCCAAATCAAGGGCAAAGGAACTAAACTGAGCACCCTGGAAAAGTCAAAGATGGACTGGCAGAATTTCAAAGCGCAGCAGGGCATCGAAGAGGAGATCCAGACGCACAATCGAGGCAAACAAGG GTTTTTGGAGCGACAGGACTTTTTGCAAAGGGCCGACCTGCGCCGCTTCGAGATCGAAAAGCAAATGCGTGCCACAGCCAGGAAGAGCAATCATTAA
- the LOC135946472 gene encoding uncharacterized protein LOC135946472 isoform X2, protein MQCSVEGCTTTSKSLFSSPRFREVHPVIGVRFFRFPRNCREKWCEVLSIDPNQDNWNNLRVCSRHFSAQQYITAKIERVVKTGALLANDQILLRSAVPDRCLPGQDPEEYEDDDPPLIDIEESKRPKETKKNLQQEETKQTCSGDAKIQKPVKEALQPIKVETDIDTTYIKVECDPDDGEPSLKDVLALFDAIDVPVKAEEVAEDALGVPNFPTDSGRNNQVQPNRGAVAEVENALQPNVDPKPAKPSLKDALASEKATVKAKNIAEDAPGVPNFPTDSGSNNQKQPKAAVAEVKDAPQSNVDPKPAEKPDEDKFENAALKLLLSVAFNESAAYKSICSRVYDDNVPEHAVKSQYCFEKYPAEVVSSQFLEDTNLMLMEQNKKSAQLKQQIKESNEKLAIIDAKIAKLKTDLEVTKEKDAETMTALYKHFTKVQLDRMVWKKSIPWSEHEFNSALALLTTGERAYSIIGETVPLPSASELHEFLASVEIHPGLMEGVIHLMECAGKALQPLLRVCVLSFGRVPVAYKLAVSRTKDQVVGPLRFMQVAQVSGLFSPWTQPVYYEFGQIMKQETLMEILTALHKADFTVVAVACDLREENQKLMKKLLVSAEKPFFSHPATQEPVFLVPEASHCLKLLCNRLLDEGIDLNPQEENGKLVASRWALEELVNSEMPQNPLTKDTLNKKIPSDVFSSKVAEALRALGSTRGEEERRAFEATAVVCEGGGVFNDLLSVSEDRLEANIPAEKLPFGRQLTEQCEQLLHISEAVRNARVLTKNSGTARLNMVASQVSIDLCCKALPLLYEHLDQKFPGEKVVILTSQLSLDSLKKFLGLWRTMFGANTQPDVTQAEERMKMLCLCNNFGVPSRKANAAVIERVFNEQGIGILSLLGNIELGKMIEKEGTILKNHPSSDGRSLLGYSGAETVVYTMYKSSVEDAEEDKDADWDEVETDSNEGETAEEWNADWTPPDSEQDPCYMAGLSHLAEEMAFTLGTLLPEVKGKTREREKRKKPDWMVEDRPQSETASASINLVKKVKKLDAMFRDLNKNSISRQPNQTKAFIKAVKEKHRNYRTKIIRLFFEMRRQIRINQINREIFQRKEGKAKRKAVDNSSKGKHAKRRRVSKK, encoded by the exons atgcagtgcagtgtgGAGGGCTGCACTACGACCTCTAAATCTCTATTCTCGTCGCCAAGGTTCCGAGAG gtGCATCCTGTGATTGGCGTTCGCTTCTTTAGATTTCCGCGGAACTGTCGAGAGAAATGGTGTGAAGTGCTCAGTATAGATCCAAACCAGGACAACTGGAACAACTTACGAGTGTGCTCCCGGCACTTTAGTGCACAGCAGTATATCACTGCCAAAATTGAGCGCGTGGTCAAAACTGGAGCACTTCTTGCAAATGACCAAATCCTGCTTCGTAGTGCAGTGCCTGATCGGTGCCTTCCAGGACAGGACCCGGAGGAATATGAAGATGATGATCCTCCACTCATTGACATTGAGGAGAGCAAAAGACCGAAAGA GACGAAGAAAAATCTACAACAAGAAGAAACTAAGCAAACGTGCTCAGGCGATGCGAAAATTCAGAAACCTGTAAAAGAAGCTTTGCAACCTATTAA GGTGGAGACTGACATAGATACTACATACATCAAAGTTGAATGCGACCCGGATGATGGCGAGCCATCCTTAAAAGATGTGCTGGCTCTTTTTGACGCCATTGACGTACCGGTTAAAGCTGAAGAAGTTGCTGAGGATGCTCTAGGAGTGCCAAATTTTCCTACAGATTCTGGGAGAAACAACCAAGTGCAGCCAAA TAGGGGTGCTGTGGCTGAGGTGGAGAACGCGCTGCAGCCCAATGTCGATCCCAAACCTGCAAAACCATCTCTAAAAGACGCGCTGGCCAGTGAAAAGGCAACGGTCAAAGCTAAAAACATTGCTGAGGATGCTCCAGGAGTGCCAAATTTTCCCACCGATTCGGGAAGTAACAACCAAAAGCAGCCCAA GGCTGCTGTGGCTGAGGTGAAGGACGCTCCGCAGTCCAATGTTGATCCCAAACCTGCGGAAAAGCCAGACGAGGACAAATTCGAGAATGCTGCTCTGAAACTTCTGCTCTCAGTGGCATTTAATGAATCAGCAGCATACAAAAG CATTTGCTCAAGAGTTTATGATGACAACGTGCCAGAACACGCGGTAAAGTCACAATACTGCTTTGAAAAGTACCCAGCTGAAGTTGTGAGCAG tCAGTTCCTAGAAGACACCAATTTGATGCTGATGGAGCAGAATAAAAAGTCTGCCCAACTGAAACAGCAAATAAAGGAGTCAAACGAAAAACTGGCCATCATCGACgcgaaaatagcaaaattgaaGACTGATCTTGAAGTGACGAAGGAGAAAGACGCAGAAACGATGACAGCGCTGTACAAACACTTCACCAAGGTGCAGCTGGACAGAATGGTGTGGAAGAAAAGCATCCCGTGGAGCGAGCATGAATTCAACTCGGCACTGGCCCTTTTGACCACAG GTGAACGCGCGTACTCAATTATTGGCGAGACTGTGCCGCTGCCGTCCGCATCAGAATTGCATGAGTTCCTAGCGTCTGTGGAGATCCATCCTGGATTGATGGAAGGCGTCATCCACCTGATGGAATGCGCAGGAAAGGCGTTGCAGCCGCTGCTCAGGGTGTGCGTGCTCAGTTTCGGCAGGGTGCCCGTCGCCTACAAACTGGCGGTCAGCAGGACGAAGGACCAGGTCGTGGGGCCGCTCCGCTTCATGCAGGTGGCCCAGGTGTCCGGCCTGTTTTCGCCCTGGACGCAGCCGGTCTACTACGAATTCGGTCAAATAATGAAGCAGGAAACTCTGATGGAAATCCTGACCGCGCTCCACAAGGCTGACTTCACGGTGGTCGCCGTTGCTTGCGATTTAAGAGAAGAGAACCAGAAGCTGATGAAGAAGCTGCTGGTTAGCGCGGAAAAGCCCTTCTTCTCGCACCCTGCCACGCAGGAACCTGTGTTTctggtgccggaggcgtcgcactgCCTGAAACTCCTCTGCAATCGCCTTCTAGATGAAGGGATTGATTTGAATCCTCAGGAGGAAAATGGAAAGCTTGTGGCCTCTCGATGGGCTCTGGAGGAACTGGTCAATTCAGAAATGCCACAAAACCCTCTGACTAAGGATACTCTGAATAAGAAAATTCCGTCAGATGTGTTTTCCTCAAAGGTGGCAGAGGCTCTGAGGGCACTTGGCAGCACTCGAGGTGAAGAGGAACGGCGTGCGTTTGAG GCGACCGCCGTAGTCTGTGAAGGTGGCGGCGTGTTCAACGACCTTCTTAGTGTCAGTGAGGACCGCCTGGAAGCAAACATTCCAGCTGAGAAACTCCCGTTTGGTCGCCAATTGACTGAACAATGTGAACAATTGCTCCATATTTCTGAGGCAGTGAGGAATGCACGAGTTTTGACCAAGAACTCGGGAACAGCAAGACTGAACATGGTGGCTTCTCAAGTTTCGATCGACTTGTGCTGCAAAGCCCTTCCCCTGCTTTATGAGCACTTAGATCAGAAGTTCCCAGGCGAAAAGGTCGTGATCCTGACCTCGCAGCTCAGCCTGGATAGCCTTAAGAAATTCCTAGGTCTATGGCGGACCATGTTTGGAGCCAACACTCAACCTGATGTGACTCAAGCTGAAGAACGGATGAAAATGCTGTGTCTCTGCAACAATTTCGGAGTGCCTAGTCGAAAAGCAAACGCTGCAGTGATTGAAAGGGTATTCAATGAGCAGGGAATTGGCATCCTATCACTcttg GGCAACATAGAATTGGGCAAAATGATCGAGAAGGAAGGcaccatattaaaaaatcatccaTCTTCAGATGGCAGAAGTTTGTTGGGCTACAGTGGTGCTGAGACTGTGGTATACACGATGTACAAAAGCAGTGTTGAGGACGCAGAGGAAGACAAAGATGCAGATTGGGACGAGGTGGAGACTGACAGCAACGAGGGCGAAACTGCTGAGGAATGGAACGCTGACTGGACCCCGCCTGATTCAGAGCAAGATCCGTGCTACATGGCGGGCTTGAGCCACTTGGCGGAGGAAATGGCTTTTACTTTGGGCACATTGCTGCCTGAGGTGAAAGGCAAGACGAGAGAAAGGGAGAAACGCAAAAAGCCAGACTGGATGGTGGAAGACAGGCCGCAATCCGAGACAGCCTCGGCATCGATCAATCTCgtcaaaaaagtcaaaaagcTGGACGCCATGTTTAGGGATCTGAACAAAAACTCTATTTCCAGGCAGCCTAACCAGACCAAAGC tttcatcAAAGCTGTGAAGGAAAAGCACCGCAATTACCGCACCAAAATCATCCGCCTCTTTTTCGAAATGAGGCGTCAGATTAGAATTAACCAAATCAACAGAGaaatctttcaaagaaaaGAAGGAAAGGCTAAAAGGAAAGCAGTTGACAACAGTTCAAAAGGCAAACATGCTAAAAGGAGGAGAGTTAGCAAGAAATAA
- the LOC135946472 gene encoding uncharacterized protein LOC135946472 isoform X1 produces MQCSVEGCTTTSKSLFSSPRFREVHPVIGVRFFRFPRNCREKWCEVLSIDPNQDNWNNLRVCSRHFSAQQYITAKIERVVKTGALLANDQILLRSAVPDRCLPGQDPEEYEDDDPPLIDIEESKRPKETKKNLQQEETKQTCSGDAKIQKPVKEALQPIKGCLRVETDIDTTYIKVECDPDDGEPSLKDVLALFDAIDVPVKAEEVAEDALGVPNFPTDSGRNNQVQPNRGAVAEVENALQPNVDPKPAKPSLKDALASEKATVKAKNIAEDAPGVPNFPTDSGSNNQKQPKAAVAEVKDAPQSNVDPKPAEKPDEDKFENAALKLLLSVAFNESAAYKSICSRVYDDNVPEHAVKSQYCFEKYPAEVVSSQFLEDTNLMLMEQNKKSAQLKQQIKESNEKLAIIDAKIAKLKTDLEVTKEKDAETMTALYKHFTKVQLDRMVWKKSIPWSEHEFNSALALLTTGERAYSIIGETVPLPSASELHEFLASVEIHPGLMEGVIHLMECAGKALQPLLRVCVLSFGRVPVAYKLAVSRTKDQVVGPLRFMQVAQVSGLFSPWTQPVYYEFGQIMKQETLMEILTALHKADFTVVAVACDLREENQKLMKKLLVSAEKPFFSHPATQEPVFLVPEASHCLKLLCNRLLDEGIDLNPQEENGKLVASRWALEELVNSEMPQNPLTKDTLNKKIPSDVFSSKVAEALRALGSTRGEEERRAFEATAVVCEGGGVFNDLLSVSEDRLEANIPAEKLPFGRQLTEQCEQLLHISEAVRNARVLTKNSGTARLNMVASQVSIDLCCKALPLLYEHLDQKFPGEKVVILTSQLSLDSLKKFLGLWRTMFGANTQPDVTQAEERMKMLCLCNNFGVPSRKANAAVIERVFNEQGIGILSLLGNIELGKMIEKEGTILKNHPSSDGRSLLGYSGAETVVYTMYKSSVEDAEEDKDADWDEVETDSNEGETAEEWNADWTPPDSEQDPCYMAGLSHLAEEMAFTLGTLLPEVKGKTREREKRKKPDWMVEDRPQSETASASINLVKKVKKLDAMFRDLNKNSISRQPNQTKAFIKAVKEKHRNYRTKIIRLFFEMRRQIRINQINREIFQRKEGKAKRKAVDNSSKGKHAKRRRVSKK; encoded by the exons atgcagtgcagtgtgGAGGGCTGCACTACGACCTCTAAATCTCTATTCTCGTCGCCAAGGTTCCGAGAG gtGCATCCTGTGATTGGCGTTCGCTTCTTTAGATTTCCGCGGAACTGTCGAGAGAAATGGTGTGAAGTGCTCAGTATAGATCCAAACCAGGACAACTGGAACAACTTACGAGTGTGCTCCCGGCACTTTAGTGCACAGCAGTATATCACTGCCAAAATTGAGCGCGTGGTCAAAACTGGAGCACTTCTTGCAAATGACCAAATCCTGCTTCGTAGTGCAGTGCCTGATCGGTGCCTTCCAGGACAGGACCCGGAGGAATATGAAGATGATGATCCTCCACTCATTGACATTGAGGAGAGCAAAAGACCGAAAGA GACGAAGAAAAATCTACAACAAGAAGAAACTAAGCAAACGTGCTCAGGCGATGCGAAAATTCAGAAACCTGTAAAAGAAGCTTTGCAACCTATTAA ggGATGTTTAAGGGTGGAGACTGACATAGATACTACATACATCAAAGTTGAATGCGACCCGGATGATGGCGAGCCATCCTTAAAAGATGTGCTGGCTCTTTTTGACGCCATTGACGTACCGGTTAAAGCTGAAGAAGTTGCTGAGGATGCTCTAGGAGTGCCAAATTTTCCTACAGATTCTGGGAGAAACAACCAAGTGCAGCCAAA TAGGGGTGCTGTGGCTGAGGTGGAGAACGCGCTGCAGCCCAATGTCGATCCCAAACCTGCAAAACCATCTCTAAAAGACGCGCTGGCCAGTGAAAAGGCAACGGTCAAAGCTAAAAACATTGCTGAGGATGCTCCAGGAGTGCCAAATTTTCCCACCGATTCGGGAAGTAACAACCAAAAGCAGCCCAA GGCTGCTGTGGCTGAGGTGAAGGACGCTCCGCAGTCCAATGTTGATCCCAAACCTGCGGAAAAGCCAGACGAGGACAAATTCGAGAATGCTGCTCTGAAACTTCTGCTCTCAGTGGCATTTAATGAATCAGCAGCATACAAAAG CATTTGCTCAAGAGTTTATGATGACAACGTGCCAGAACACGCGGTAAAGTCACAATACTGCTTTGAAAAGTACCCAGCTGAAGTTGTGAGCAG tCAGTTCCTAGAAGACACCAATTTGATGCTGATGGAGCAGAATAAAAAGTCTGCCCAACTGAAACAGCAAATAAAGGAGTCAAACGAAAAACTGGCCATCATCGACgcgaaaatagcaaaattgaaGACTGATCTTGAAGTGACGAAGGAGAAAGACGCAGAAACGATGACAGCGCTGTACAAACACTTCACCAAGGTGCAGCTGGACAGAATGGTGTGGAAGAAAAGCATCCCGTGGAGCGAGCATGAATTCAACTCGGCACTGGCCCTTTTGACCACAG GTGAACGCGCGTACTCAATTATTGGCGAGACTGTGCCGCTGCCGTCCGCATCAGAATTGCATGAGTTCCTAGCGTCTGTGGAGATCCATCCTGGATTGATGGAAGGCGTCATCCACCTGATGGAATGCGCAGGAAAGGCGTTGCAGCCGCTGCTCAGGGTGTGCGTGCTCAGTTTCGGCAGGGTGCCCGTCGCCTACAAACTGGCGGTCAGCAGGACGAAGGACCAGGTCGTGGGGCCGCTCCGCTTCATGCAGGTGGCCCAGGTGTCCGGCCTGTTTTCGCCCTGGACGCAGCCGGTCTACTACGAATTCGGTCAAATAATGAAGCAGGAAACTCTGATGGAAATCCTGACCGCGCTCCACAAGGCTGACTTCACGGTGGTCGCCGTTGCTTGCGATTTAAGAGAAGAGAACCAGAAGCTGATGAAGAAGCTGCTGGTTAGCGCGGAAAAGCCCTTCTTCTCGCACCCTGCCACGCAGGAACCTGTGTTTctggtgccggaggcgtcgcactgCCTGAAACTCCTCTGCAATCGCCTTCTAGATGAAGGGATTGATTTGAATCCTCAGGAGGAAAATGGAAAGCTTGTGGCCTCTCGATGGGCTCTGGAGGAACTGGTCAATTCAGAAATGCCACAAAACCCTCTGACTAAGGATACTCTGAATAAGAAAATTCCGTCAGATGTGTTTTCCTCAAAGGTGGCAGAGGCTCTGAGGGCACTTGGCAGCACTCGAGGTGAAGAGGAACGGCGTGCGTTTGAG GCGACCGCCGTAGTCTGTGAAGGTGGCGGCGTGTTCAACGACCTTCTTAGTGTCAGTGAGGACCGCCTGGAAGCAAACATTCCAGCTGAGAAACTCCCGTTTGGTCGCCAATTGACTGAACAATGTGAACAATTGCTCCATATTTCTGAGGCAGTGAGGAATGCACGAGTTTTGACCAAGAACTCGGGAACAGCAAGACTGAACATGGTGGCTTCTCAAGTTTCGATCGACTTGTGCTGCAAAGCCCTTCCCCTGCTTTATGAGCACTTAGATCAGAAGTTCCCAGGCGAAAAGGTCGTGATCCTGACCTCGCAGCTCAGCCTGGATAGCCTTAAGAAATTCCTAGGTCTATGGCGGACCATGTTTGGAGCCAACACTCAACCTGATGTGACTCAAGCTGAAGAACGGATGAAAATGCTGTGTCTCTGCAACAATTTCGGAGTGCCTAGTCGAAAAGCAAACGCTGCAGTGATTGAAAGGGTATTCAATGAGCAGGGAATTGGCATCCTATCACTcttg GGCAACATAGAATTGGGCAAAATGATCGAGAAGGAAGGcaccatattaaaaaatcatccaTCTTCAGATGGCAGAAGTTTGTTGGGCTACAGTGGTGCTGAGACTGTGGTATACACGATGTACAAAAGCAGTGTTGAGGACGCAGAGGAAGACAAAGATGCAGATTGGGACGAGGTGGAGACTGACAGCAACGAGGGCGAAACTGCTGAGGAATGGAACGCTGACTGGACCCCGCCTGATTCAGAGCAAGATCCGTGCTACATGGCGGGCTTGAGCCACTTGGCGGAGGAAATGGCTTTTACTTTGGGCACATTGCTGCCTGAGGTGAAAGGCAAGACGAGAGAAAGGGAGAAACGCAAAAAGCCAGACTGGATGGTGGAAGACAGGCCGCAATCCGAGACAGCCTCGGCATCGATCAATCTCgtcaaaaaagtcaaaaagcTGGACGCCATGTTTAGGGATCTGAACAAAAACTCTATTTCCAGGCAGCCTAACCAGACCAAAGC tttcatcAAAGCTGTGAAGGAAAAGCACCGCAATTACCGCACCAAAATCATCCGCCTCTTTTTCGAAATGAGGCGTCAGATTAGAATTAACCAAATCAACAGAGaaatctttcaaagaaaaGAAGGAAAGGCTAAAAGGAAAGCAGTTGACAACAGTTCAAAAGGCAAACATGCTAAAAGGAGGAGAGTTAGCAAGAAATAA
- the LOC135947430 gene encoding smad nuclear-interacting protein 1-like, translated as MRSPSRTSSSTRHHQHRTATKSRRRSDSSDSNSGGDVRRREKSRNERRPKRTRSRSSSSSEGSKRRRNDAKGRVKKERSRSASPEVDDWRHRQRRGNDERRGGRGGRGARGGRGGFRGRGRGRRGPGEEESFEWGKQADREEKPEVKVEKEQPNFGLSGKLTEAANMVNGVVVKYSEPPEARKSTKRWRFYVFKGEETLPTLYIHRQSAYLIGKDRRVADIRLDHPSISAQHAALQYRLVSIKSDDGVRSFKAIRPYIIDLESSNGTFLNNKKIEPKRYVELKEKDVLKFGFSSREYVVLHEHSQDNDSAEEIVDEGPNA; from the exons AT GAGATCACCTTCGAGAACGTCTTCATCCACGCGCCATCACCAACACAGGACAGCCACAAAGAGTAGAAGACGCTCAGACTCTTCTGATTCAAATTCTGGTGGAGATGTGAGGCGCAGAGAAAAGTCCAGGAATGAGAGAAGGCCGAAACGCACAAGAAGTCGCTCGAGTTCGTCGAGTGAAGGTTCAAAGAGGAGGCGGAATGATGCGAAAGGACGCGTTAAGAAGGAACGCAGCAGGTCTGCATCTCCGGAAGTGGACGATTGGAGGCACAGACAGAGGCGCGGGAATGACGAAAGAAGAGGAGGCCGAGGCGGTCGTGGTGCTAG AGGAGGCCGAGGAGGCTTCCGGGGGCGGGGTCGGGGGCGGCGCGGGCCTGGTGAGGAGGAGAGTTTCGAGTGGGGCAAGCAGGCCGACAGGGAGGAAAAGCCGGAGGTCAAGGTGGAGAAGGAGCAGCCCAACTTCGGACTGTCCGGCAAGCTGACTGAGGCCGCCAACATGGTCAATGGCGTCGTCGTCAAGTACTCGGAGCCACCAGAAGCGAGGAAGTCCACCAAGCGCTGGCGTTTCTACGTCTTCAAGGGAGAAGAGACGCTGCCCACGCTATACATTCACAGACAGAGCGCCTATTTGATAG gTAAAGACAGACGCGTGGCAGACATTCGACTGGACCACCCGTCCATCTCTGCGCAGCACGCGGCCCTGCAGTACCGGCTGGTGTCAATCAAGTCTGATGATGGCGTGCGCTCCTTCAAAGCCATTCGGCCGTACATTATTGACCTCGAGTCCTCCAATGGAACCTTCCTCAACAACAAGAAAATCGAGCCAAAGCGTTACGTGGAGCTGAAAGAAAAGGACGTGCTTAAGTTTGGATTCAGTTCGCGTGAATATGTGGTGCTGCACGAGCACAGCCAGGACAATGACAGTGCTGAGGAAATCGTTGACGAAGGCCCTaatgcttaa
- the LOC135947428 gene encoding insulin-like growth factor-binding protein complex acid labile subunit: protein MRFFRLVAFFSSLGLLMVSGSSTPKCPDSCTCPEHPEDLFVIDCPGLSALVLPNNTLQVDCLQDFDPDKFPGKFPSAPEVSLTNCPPDAFSSDLTKSLFLRNLSKPTSRVRLGSWPSLQKLDVSHNELEFLSSRFLEGMNGVVQLDLSRCRLLFIYPSVFKDFSLLQELYLEDNKLTEIEDNQFGELSSLWLLHLWGNRLSRLENNSFSGLTELRQLDLSHNRLSTINPVILAPLKKLQHLDLSHNRFQSLPGNLLRHSSKLQVFKFEHNLKQSVRNPDAEWLQTIEIPQGFLSDLPDLRRASFAESAVAVVPRFLLRGSASLTHLNLKGNRLTTIPKFFLLDAVQLRWMDLSHNQLSSVTGDLLSGLSTSLLYLNVSNNRLSSLPPGAVYESVHVLDMRHNELETLSNDVTQQLRKNVDLRELFFVQGNPWNCKDRNTEELFKIVVQILDKGVASDFESGC from the exons ATGCGGTTTTTCCGCcttgttgcatttttctcgTCCTTGGGGCTCCTGATGGTCTCAGGATCCTCAACCCCAAAGTGTCCTGATTCGTGCACCTGTCCCGAGCACCCTGAGGATCTCTTCGTGATCGACTGCCCCGGACTGAGCGCCTTGGTTCTTCCCAACAACACCCTGCAAGTGGACTGCCTGCAGGACTTTGACCCTGACAAATTTCCGGGAAAGTTTCCCTCCGCCCCTGAGGTGTCCCTGACCAACTGCCCGCCAGACGCGTTTTCCTCCGACCTGACCAAGAGCCTGTTCCTGCGAAACCTATCCAAGCCAACCTCCAGGGTTAGGCTGGGCAGCTGGCCGAGTTTGCAAAAGCTGGACGTGTCGCACAATGAGCTCGAGTTCCTCTCCTCCAGGTTTTTGGAAGGGATGAACGGCGTTGTACAGCTCGACCTTTCCAGATGCCGCCTCCTCTTCATCTACCCCTCTGTctttaaagatttttcgcttCTGCAG gagCTGTACTTGGAAGACAACAAGCTGACCGAAATCGAAGATAACCAATTTGGAGAGTTGTCCAGTTTGTGGCTGCTGCATCTGTGGGGCAACCGCCTGTCCCGCTTGGAAAACAACTCGTTCTCCGGGCTGACAGAGCTGCGGCAGCTCGACCTGTCGCACAACCGGCTCTCCACCATAAACCCGGTCATCCTGGCCcctctaaaaaaattgcagcaccTGGACCTGTCGCACAACAGGTTCCAGTCGCTGCCAGGCAACCTGCTGAGGCACAGCTCCAAGCTGCAGGTCTTCAAATTCGAGCACAACCTGAAACAGAGTGTCCGCAATCCTGACGCCGAGTGGCTGCAGACGATTGAGATTCCTCAGGGCTTCCTGTCGGACCTGCCCGACCTGAGACGCGCCTCCTTCGCCGAATCCGCGGTGGCCGTTGTGCCCAGGTTCCTCCTTCGAGGCTCGGCCAGCCTGACGCACCTGAACCTTAAAGGCAACCGCCTGACGACCATACCTAAATTCTTCCTGCTCGACGCCGTGCAGCTCAGGTGGATGGACCTCAGCCATAACCAGCTGTCCAGCGTGACTGGCGACCTGCTCTCAGGACTGTCCACCAGCCTGCTCTACCTGAACGTCAGCAACAACCGGCTGAGCTCTCTGCCACCGGGAGCTGTCTACGAAAGTGTCCACGTCCTGGACATGAGACACAACGAGCTGGAGACCCTGTCTAATGACGTCACTCAGCAGCTCAGGAAGAATGTCGATTTGAGGGAGTTGTTCTTTGTGCAGGGCAATCCTTGGAATTGCAAAGATAGAAATACGGAAGAgttattcaaaattgttgtCCAGATTTTGGACAAGGGAGTCGCGTCAGACTTTGAAAGTGGCTGTTAA